A single Cucumis melo cultivar AY chromosome 4, USDA_Cmelo_AY_1.0, whole genome shotgun sequence DNA region contains:
- the LOC103495020 gene encoding NAC domain-containing protein 72-like, translating to MGVAEKDPLSELSLPPGFRFYPTDEELLVQYLCRKVAGHHFSLQIIGDIDLYKFDPWVLPSKAMFGEKEWYFFSPRDRKYPNGSRPNRVAGSGYWKATGTDKIISTQGKKVGIKKALVFYVGKAPKGTKTNWIMHEYRLIDTSRKTGSTKLDDWVLCRIYKKNSSAQKLPPMTSSISSMECSNGGSSSTCSSSHLDDVLESLPEIKDGFFSLPRVNSLLTLQQDHENLKFQNHLMGSTNFDWASAAAGTSFEGYNSVAELAPLTQSQAPSGLISSDMYIPTCQPPRSTAEQEVQSGFQRFHNFGWLQQNFSNSGNGFGF from the exons atggGAGTAGCTGAAAAAGATCCACTTTCAGAGCTTAGTCTGCCGCCGGGATTCCGATTTTACCCAACTGACGAAGAGCTTTTAGTTCAATATCTCTGCCGAAAAGTCGCCGGCCACCATTTCTCCCTTCAAATTATCGGCGACATCGACCTCTACAAATTCGACCCTTGGGTTCTCCCTA GTAAGGCGATGTTTGGAGAAAAAGAATGGTATTTTTTCAGTCCAAGAGACCGAAAATATCCAAACGGGTCAAGACCTAACCGGGTCGCTGGATCGGGATATTGGAAGGCTACCGGAACCGATAAGATTATAAGTACTCAAGGGAAAAAAGTTGGCATTAAAAAGGCTCTTGTTTTCTATGTTGGGAAAGCTCCTAAAGGAACTAAAACCAATTGGATCATGCATGAATATCGCCTCATTGATACTTCCCGCAAGACCGGTAGTACTAAG CTGGATGATTGGGTTTTATGCCGAATATACAAGAAGAATTCAAGTGCGCAAAAGCTGCCACCAATGACGAGTAGCATTTCGAGTATGGAATGCAGCAATGGGGGCTCATCGTCCACGTGTTCTTCCTCGCACCTCGACGACGTTCTCGAGTCGTTGCCCGAAATTAAAGACGGGTTCTTCAGCTTGCCTAGAGTTAATTCTCTCCTAACTTTACAGCAAGATCACGAGAATCTCAAGTTTCAGAATCATCTTATGGGGTCTACTAATTTCGACTGGGCCTCCGCCGCCGCCGGAACTTCCTTTGAAGGCTACAACTCGGTCGCCGAACTCGCTCCTCTGACTCAGTCTCAGGCTCCGTCGGGGCTTATTAGTTCCGACATGTATATTCCGACCTGCCAACCGCCGAGGAGCACGGCGGAGCAGGAAGTACAGAGTGGATTTCAACGGTTTCATAACTTTGGTTGGTTGCAGCAAAATTTCTCCAACTCCGGCAACGGTTTTGGGTTTTGA